CAACTGTGAATTACCCATCTCCACAGATTGCAAACACTCCTCCCTCTTCttagggagtgactgcagcctttcccagcagcccccactgtCAGCTCTCTGGTTTATATAGGCTCTTCTGGTTCCTGCCCAGGTGAGCTTCTTCTAATTAAGGCTTCTGTCTTAATTCCCCCCAGCTTGCAACCTCATAGATTAATTGGCCCCTCTGGCCTGCCTTTCAGGGCAGGTATTGGGAGGGCACACCATCATATTCATGTGCAAGCAAAGAACAAATACATTCATAATTAGTAGTTTTCggaaagtaggactgagtgtctggttgtaaaaagaaaaggagtacttgtggcaccttagagactaaccaatttatttgagcatgagctttcgtgagctacagctcacttcatcagatgcataccgtggaaactgcggtatgcatctgatgaagtgagctgtagctcacgaaagctcatgctcaaataaattggttagtctctaaggtgccacaagtactccttttctttttgcgaatacagactaacacggctgttactctgaaacctgtctggttGTAGCTAGCATAATGAAAAACAAGCCTGTGGAGTGAAACATGCTGCTGGATGATACTGTTGAATGTGATTTATGCAGGGAGGTATTCTCGTGTGAGTGGGTTCGAGCAGGAGCAACTTCCCAGATGCGTTGATTGACCCTTACGCATTTTGTACTAACATCTATGCTGAATCCTTCTTGGTTTCTGTCATTTCCAAGCCCTTTGGTATCCACTGCCCCCGTTATGTTTGGGTGATATTGGACTTGTTTAATTTGTCTATTGTTTCATTCAGGTCCGTGAAACCCAGGCATTGATCTTAGCACCAACAAGAGAGTTGGCAGTACAGATTCAAAAGGTAAGAACATTTGAAGCAGCCAAACTTTTGAGCACATTCTTCATGCCTGTAAGCTCTTTCCAGTGTTTTACAGATGTTGGTAAGTGCCAAGTGTTACTAGAACAGTTGGGGACTTTTTAGAATTTTGTCAATTTGCAGTGATTATTTTCCTCCAGAGAAAATGAAGTGGTGGCACATATACTTGTTACTGTATCTAATACTGTATTAAGTATAGTAACAAATTGATAATACTACTGGTTTACTGATATTCCATAGGAATAACTCTTGATTAGCCCAAAAGTACATATTTTGTTGCTTGCTGAGGTACTGTTGGCGCTCTTAATGTTAGACTCTCTGACTGTGCAGTGTTGGTTGTTCCTCTTCTTATCATGCTCACATGGTACAACAGTTAACTTTTTGGCATTGTAGTGATCCTTCTGTAAACACAGCTGTGATGTGTGCAGATCTCTTGACGGTGTTGTGAAGCTGAATTTATTCATCTTTTCTGTCCAGTCTGGGTGGGAGATTGCGGGTTTAAAAGATGTCCAGTGGAGTGGGTTGAAACCTTTGCCTTGATGCTGTAGCTTTTTATCCTGGATTTTTGGAATGTGGCACCATAGCATTTTCTCTTTCTTGGAACTTCAAAAAATCCCACGGTGTGTCCTGTGATTGAGAAACTCATACATAGCTAGAAATGCCATAATCAGAGAAAGTGTTGCCTTATTGATACAGATTGCAATTCCTCTGTTTAAATTCAGCTGCAAATTTTCAGACACTTGTGATTTGACCTACCAACTCTAATTTAAATGTTGAGGGAATTAGATTAATCATGGAGATACTATGTTCCTGCCCATGGTCCTGAAACTCCCTTATCAGTGCGGGAGGTTTGTGTCTCTGCTGCTATTTCTGCATACAAAGTGTCACTGGAAGACCAACATGGCCATCTTCTTTCCACCTTTCCCATGAAAGCAACCCATGAATTCATTGGATCCACTTATATGACTTAGAGGATTGTGTCTCCAAAGATGCCTAAAGACATGACAGCAGTCCTCCCTTTCCCACTCTTGCTTTACAGAGAAAGCACAGGAATAACACTataggctggagcagggggcagaaagGTGTGTGATGTGGAAAGATCTGCATATAAATAGCAGGGTGCTGCAAACAGGGAGGGATCTGTCTAGGGATCTCATTGCAAATAGTTTACGTGGTGCTATTGTAAACTGTCTAAATATTTCTTCTATGCTGATGTGACACAGGGCCTTCTTGCTCTTGGTGACTACATGAATGTACAGTGTCATGCCTGTATTGGAGGCACAAATGTTGGTGAAGATATCCGGAAATTGGATTACGGACAACATGTCGTTGCTGGCACACCAGGCCGTGTGTTCGGTAAGGAGGTCACTGGCTAGCTATGCCATATCTGGCTTAATACCCAAGATACACATAATTATTCAGGATAAATTTTGTATACTTCATGTTTAAGGGATTGTTCTGCTCCTGCGAATGTAAGTGGTATGAAAACTccatttaaagggatactgtaaACCTAAACACCCTAACTTTTACCAACCATTAATAGTAACGTCTAAGATCACTCCTGCGGAAAGAAttggagagagagatcattttgtAGTTGTTTTCAGTTTATCATGTATAGTCAATTTCACTTCTCTGAATAATCGGTTTCCTGTTTGTGTGGTATTTGCACAGCAACAAGGCAGAGAATAATTTACGAGGAAAATGTTATTGCGTACCCCCAGAAATGGGTATGAGGCTCGGGGGAGGGGTAGGAGCTGAAGCTACTCAATTGTTTTTTAATTGACTAGATTAAAAATTGTCTGAATCCTTTTTATGTGGTTTGTAAAAAGTTCTCAGCAATATATTTCCACTCGAAACTAGCTACCAATCCTCCCCTTTTGGCTAGCCCAGCGTGCCAATGCAGCTTTGTTTTCTGGCTTCTCTATAATAACTTCAATTTTTACGGCTACTGAAAGGGGCCTGGATGACAGTATTGGAGACTCAGTTCCTTTAACTGTGCAGGCATGGCAcggcatgggcagcagcagtacAGGCTTctcacactgccctgccaatgtACGTTAGTGCTGACTTATCTCCTGGGCTGAATAGCCCTCCTGTTCAGTCCTTGGACTCTCTGAGCCTGGCAACAAGTGTCAGTTCTGGTTGTATTTATAACGTATtgatatgtttagtttggaaaagaggagattaaggggtgGACATGGTAGCagacttgaaaggctgccataaaaaaatgaagaaaagctGTTCTCTCTTGTCACAGGGGGCAGGACAAatggcagtgggttcaaacttcAGCactgcagatttagattaaatctcaggaaacgcttcctaactgtaagaacagtggaacagactgcctaggaggttgtggaagctccatccctggaggttttcaaaaggaggctgggtaGCCATTTGtcctggatggtttagacacaacaaatcctgcatcttggcatgGGGTTAAACTAGATGACTCTGGCGGTCCCTCCTAACCCTGTGATTTTAACATGGAGCCAGTCTTCATATtccacaaaatgggaaatagtTGGTAACTACCCTCCTGGTCTGGATTGACCCCCATGGTAATAGTGAAAGGCTTCCATATCACAGGACCAGGGGCTATTCTGAGCCATCCAGAAATAGGAACGAAACCTGGATCCGTGTGATTGGTTTCTTGTGCAGCAGTTTCCAAAGGATATGCACATCTCTCTTTCCAGCTGAAGTCCCCCGTATCCTGCTGTCTCACTGGTGTTATGCAAATGGCTGCAACTCACCTGTCCTATCTTCCTTGCCTCAGATAGCAAGTTGTGTCCTGGGGCTTGGAATTCTGAATTTTTCCCCCCGTCTTTGGTCCCTTAACTGGCATGTGAGGAGCCAACCCCGAATACAATATACTCTTGTTTATTCAAAACCCTATTATCCAGATTTCCACATTATCCAAATCCCGTCCTTGTCCCCAACACCCCTGCCTGCATACAACCCCCCAGTTAGCCACTCTGCCTCCTGCTGGCATGCAGCCCTCCAGTGAAACCCCCTGCGACCCAGGTCCAACTGCCTATTCGCACATCCCCACCTTCTCCCCCCTCGCCACCATCTTGCACCTCTGGGAGGGAGGAACAGcttagtggagagggagggatagcttagtgggttgagcattggcctgctaaacccagggatatgagttcaatccttgagagggccattctgtgtgacagttgtttttttttgggcgggggggagggatagctcagtggtttgagcattggcctgctaaacccagggttgtgattcaatccttgagggggccatttagggatctggggcaaaaattggggattggccctgctttgagcagggggttggactaggtgacctcctgaggtcccttccaactctgatattctgtgactCTGCTGCAGAGTTGCTCTTCTCACCTGGTTAATGCTGTAGCTCTGGCCCTGGCAGATGCAGCACCGAAGTGCCCAGCTCCCTCATTGGCACAGCCTCCATGCTGCTCCTTGGGCAGCATGCAGGATCCAGTGCTGGGGCGCACACCAAACTGAGCAACCACAGAAGGAGCCCAGCTGCTAGGGAGTCTGCTGCTTTGCTGTTACTGCACATGTGTAGTGACAACAGTGAAATCTGTACCCTATCCATCTGTTTCCTCTGCAAGGGAGAGCCCTGGGAGGGTTGGGGTGAGAGGCTGTCCTTTCGATTATCTGAACTCCCAACTATCCAAATAGTGTGAGGGACACAGATTTTATTTGGATAAATTAAAGTATACTGTGTATGATTTGTGGGGCTTGCAAAGTGGTGTCAGGGCTGCAAGCACCCTGGCCTTCCTAGGTTGCCACATGAATATGGGGCAATGATATGGAGAGAATCGCTGCCCCAGCGGAATGCATAGATCAGTAGAACTGTCTGATGGTGGCGGTCAGGGAGTATTGCAAGTATCTGTGTAGCTGGAAACTTTCATGATACTGAACTGGAATCTTGCAGATATGATTCGTCGTCGAAGTTTAAGGACTCGTGCCATCAAAATGTTGGTTTTGGATGAAGCTGATGAGATGCTCAATAAAGGTAAGAAATACCCTCTGCACacctttctccttcctccacctCATGCTCTAGTGTGCACAGCACTGGGAATCCTGTTACCAAAGGGCGTGTAATGTAGCTGCTTAGAACTTCAGTAGCCCTGTGGCTGTACTTGCTACACCTAATCTGATACAGCGAGAGATCCCTTAGGAAGAACGCACACCCCTGGAACTAGTAGTCAGCAAAGCCTCAAACTATCTCCATTTTCTGTGGGGTTCAGTGGTTCTGCAGCGTGGGGGATAAGATAGAGTTGAAGTTGTTTGGGTGACTAGCTGTGAATTCACTACTTTCTAATGTTTGTCTTTAAGCGTAACCTTAATTTTGAATTCCAGAGTCAGTGTAAGAACAAGGTTTTCACAGAAAATGCAAACATTAACACTGCTGTGCTATTTGGTTTGCTTTGtcaggttttaaagaacagatttatGATGTGTACAGATACCTGCCCCCAGCTACTCAGGTGGTTCTAATCAGTGCTACCTTGCCTCATGAAATCCTGGAGATGACCAATAAATTCATGACTGACCCAATCCGCATCTTGGTTAAACGGTGAGTGATGCTCCCACAAGAAAAGCAGCTGTCGAGTTCCACCAGAAGTTGGGCTCTTGTCAGTCTCTGGAATTAGTCTTCCTCTGTAAGTGATGGCTTTTGAATGTGATTGCTTCAGATACCTTCATTATTGGACTAGAAAGGGACTGGTTAAGGCTGTAAACTTGGTTTAAAGTGCAAAGCCCATTCAGATGTTTCTTCTAGTTTGGTGCTGTTTGCCAAGCAGCTTGCAAACCTTCTGTGCTAAAACTTGGGATAGTTTTGTTCTGCAGCAAACATCTCTCCTTCATAGAACTCTGTAGCTTCCCTCCAGCCTGGCTGGTAGCTCCCTACTCTGCTCCCCAAACCACTTCTGCTGCTTTTTCATGGCCTTCTCCCATGCAGTGCCTTCCTAGAGATCCCTTCTTCACCTCCGTCCTGCCACCTCTTGCTCCTCCTATAGAGGTGACCCAGAAGATATTTTGATGCCTCCTCTCACATCTTATAATGTGTGAGGTAGGTCTGAAAAGTGCTGCACCTTGGAAATACCTGGAAAGCTCAATTTGGGCTTCCTGGGTTTTGCTGGAAGACTTTTGGGGGAGGTGAGGTCTGATATGTCTCAGCTTTCACATCATAACCAAAGGGGATGGGGTGTTTGGATCTTAAACAGATCTCTCTTGTCCCAAATTCCCATTATACATTGGAATTCTATGTGTGGCAACAAAACCAGAGTTTTAAGCAGGATAAGTAATGGGTCCTTCCCCTTGCTTAGCCATCTCTCTTGTGATGTCATGATCGCATTAGATTTCCAAAAAGagaaggaagacttgtggcaccttagaaactaacacatttatttgagcataagctttcctgatgcatccgatgaagtgagctgtagctcacgaaaacttatgctcaaataaatgtgttagtctctgaggtgccacaagtcctccttttctttttacgaatacagactaacgtggctgctactctgaaacctgtcattagattTCCCGCCTTTCTGACAGAACTCCTAAGGTCAAAAGCAGCAGCATTGAAAATCTCACCTTTTGGGTCCTCTGTGTGTAGTGCACGCAGGGCACAAGCTCAGTTTTGTCATGCGGGTCACCTTTACGTCCATCCTCAAAGCACGCTTCCCAGAGAACACGTCTGAACCATTAACAGTACATGAACCATTCCCCAAATCTGCATAACCCTTAGGTTGTGCGCATCACTCCACATAAGTGGGTGCATGACCCTTAGCCTCCCCTGCATCACTGCTTCCTGttgatttaggccccaatcccaCAAGTTGGTCAACACATGCAGACTCATTTAGCCCTTCACTGGGGTTCAGCACATGCACACAGCCCTCTCACATGGAACAGCTTGCAGTCAGAGCCTTAATGGAACTTCCAGGCAGGGTCTCCCTCTGTCTGCTTTTTAAAGCACCATGTGCATGTAGGACCTTGTGTAAATGAAATATCAGCAATTCACAGTGTATGTGACAATAGTATGAACTCTGTTCAGCGTGGTTGGCAGGCTGAAATGTATTGGCTTACAGACTGCCCTGAAGTGTCTGTCTATTAAAAGACACGATGGCTTTTTTCTGTCTGCAGTGATGAATTAACTCTGGAAGGAATCAAACAGTTTTTTGTGGCCGTGGAAAGGGAAGAGTGGAAGTTTGATACACTGTGCGATCTGTACGACACACTCACTATCACGCAGGCTGTCATCTTCTGTAACACCAAGAGGAAGGTATGGCAGCTACGAATCAGTGTTCATGTTTACTTCTTTAGTGGTGGCTGTGGTGTTCCCTGGCCTGTCAGAGTTATCAGAATCTAATAATGTGAGACTGAAGACTAGAGGCCAACTGTTAGCCATGGGAACTGTTAATCTCTTACTTTAAACTGCAGCCTTCTGCTCCTGGCGATTGACTTTTAGTAACAAAAGCCTTGAGTGGATATGCCAAAGAAAATTCCACTCACGGGTTAGGATCCCTCTTCTAACAGCTTCTTTCCAGGTTGTTCCTAGTAGAAGTAGGGAGAATCTGCTGAGGAGTCTGGAGGATTTTCCACTACtagccatttttttaaatcaagactggactagagccaatcttttaaaaaacatctaaACAGGAATTGTGGGGATggtctgtggcctgtgctatgcaggtcagactagatgatcacagtggtctcttctgggcTTACAATCTACTCTCTGTCATGCCTGCTGGCCCTTGGTTACAGTGATCAAGCCTCCTGGCTCAGGTGTGTTGGGTGGGATGAGCCCTAGGCAGTGAAGGCTGCTGAAAAGAGAGGAGGAGCATTGTCTTCCCCGCCCACCCAAACCTAGCCTGGGAAGTGTCAACTAATTTACCTGCAGCAGCCAGTGGAATTGTAAATCATGTTGCTGTTGAACTACCTAGCCAGTCTTTTAACTAACCAACATGAACCGTGACTTGATATTGACTAAAGGCAGCATGTAATGGGCAGTAGAACCAATTGGAAGAGAGATTTTGTGCCCTGATTTGAGACTGTTCAGCTAGTACCTTATGGAACTAGAACCAAATGGCACTGGGTGCCTGTTTGAGACATGCTAACCTGGTGCTGGGTTTCTTGTTGGTTAGGTTGATAGTGAGCTAGTCACTAACCAGTCATGTGCTGTCATATTGCCATCCTGTCCACTAACAAAATTGCAATCAGAGGTGGAGTTGCCCGTTTAGAACAATAAAATTGACTAGCAAGTAGAGATCCATAGTCCCCTTGggactattaaaaacaaaagtgaaccCCGGGAGGAAATTCACTTAATCCATACATGGGGGTTGGGAGAGAAAAATACAACTTTTTCTATCACACAGGCAAGCCCACTGCTAGGTTTGGATCCCCCTCCTGATGTATAGGGACAGCTTGAGCTGTCACTCATGGATATTTAGGAATAGTGGAGCTTGCTCTTTCTGGATCAGCTGTCTCTCTCCCTGGATGGTTTTACTGCCCAGGCAAGTATATTGAAGGGGGGTCCAGCTGTCCCCATGTGGAGTTAGTCCTGGCTGTTACTTATTAGCTAGTAGGAGTCTTGCAGGTGTTAGTTCAAATGCAGTGATCCACCGTTGCTAGGATCGAATTCACTGAACCTTGCTTTGGGTCCGTGCTCCATAAATAACGGAAATGCTTCATGTTCCACAGGCAGGATGCTGACTGCTTTTTCCTCCTGAAAGTCTAATCTTCAGAAGCAGCCATGGAGATGTCTTGTAGCTCCCTCTAACATCTGTGCTTTTTCATGAAAGCTCCATAAGAGGGTGCTTCTTCAAGCATGACTAGCAAACTATTATTTCAGGAACAAACAGCACGATAGTACATGTACAGAACTAACCCTCACTACCTGTTTGTGTGCGCAGGTAGACTGGCTAACGGAGAAGATGAGAGAAGCCAACTTCACGGTGTCCTCAATGCATGGTGATATGCCACAAAAGGAGAGGGAATCCATCATGAAAGAGTTCAGATCTGGGGCAAGGCAAGTGACGTAAATACTCCTCTGTGTATGGTGTTACAGCAAGAGACCAGGATTCCCCAGTGTCCTATGGAAGACTGGCTGAACTATGCCTTCAATATCTGTCCTTCTGCATCTCTGCCCTGAAAGCCCCCTTCACCTTTTCACCCTCATTTCTGGTGATTCTAGAATAAGCTATAAGATGAAAATATAAGTTCTGAGACTCTCACTGAGATCACTGGACTGCTCTTCCATAGCACCTCAGGGTGGGGGACCGCTGCATAGGCTGGGTGGAGAACTGTGATGTTAGAAGTAGAATGAGCCCATGGTATTTATTAAGAGTAGGTGGGAGCTGGAGAAAGCTGCAGAGATTGAGCTTCATTTCTCAGCATGTGGAAGGAGTTGCCTCTGACTGTGCCATACCAGGCAGCTGCTGTTGAATGTGATACTTTGTACTGGAGGTTTTTAGCCCCCATCTTCCCTGACCCTAAAAGCTCTAGTTTCTTGTGTATTCTGCTGAGTCCTCCCTGGAGGAAGCACATAGCTAGTTCCCCCTGTTAAAGAACTAGAAGAAGGAGCCTCCTGCTGAAGTGGCAGAACATGAAATGACTCATTCCATCTGCTGAATATCAAAATGAGCTTCTCACCAGCTGTCCTGTCATCAAGGGGCTGGCGTGAGCAGTTTGATTACAGTAGAACCCCTGTTCGATGAACTAATAGGGGATCGAGGAGTTTGCAAAATTGAATACCTCAATTGTAGTAGCTCCAGTGTGGAAGTTGCAGCAGGTGCACTGCATCACTGTGTCCTTCAAAGCACTGCAAAGCCACTTAGTGTCAAGGGATGTCAACTTATCCATCAGCATCACATTTGTTATGCCATGTGTATTTTGTCAGGAAAATGATTTGTATAACTGGTCAGTCATAAGATTCATGTTCGTAAAGTTGGAGTTTGACTGTAGCTCTTTGAAACAGTTTTCTTATTAACTAGTTTCCTAAAGCTGCTAAGTGACACTCGGCATGTCAGTGCACTGCAGGAAGAGGGTTGTCAGTATCTCCCTAACTCATTTCACAACACCCTTCCTGTGGGATATGAGTGTAATAACTCTGCTCTTCTCTCTTGGCAGCCGCGTGCTTATTTCTACAGATGtttgggccagggggttggacgTTCCTCAGGTGTCCCTGATCATTAACTACGACTTGCCCAACAACAGAGAACTGTATATACACAGGTACAGGAATGGCTACTTTTATTAAGTCTGATTGAACTATGACTACCCAGTCAACTAATCCTGGATCCTTTCCTTCAACAGAATTGGTAGATCAGGTCGGTATGGCCGAAAAGGTGTTGCCATCAACTTTGTAAAGAATGATGACATCCGTATCCTGCGTGATATTGAACAGTACTACTCTACCCAGATTGATGAGATGCCCATGAACGGTGAGTGTAGGGTGCATCCAAATATGACTCCTAGCTCAGCTGGGCAGAATGGCAGCTGCCTCCTAACCTAGTTGTAGATCACCATGTAAAATATTACAACAATCAAATAGGGAAATGTAAAATACTAAATTTTATTGT
This genomic window from Eretmochelys imbricata isolate rEreImb1 chromosome 3, rEreImb1.hap1, whole genome shotgun sequence contains:
- the EIF4A3 gene encoding eukaryotic initiation factor 4A-III; the encoded protein is MSGAAGAAGSARKRLLKEEDMTKVEFETSEEVDVTPTFDTMGLREDLLRGIYAYGFEKPSAIQQRAIKQIIKGRDVIAQSQSGTGKTATFCISVLQCLDIQVRETQALILAPTRELAVQIQKGLLALGDYMNVQCHACIGGTNVGEDIRKLDYGQHVVAGTPGRVFDMIRRRSLRTRAIKMLVLDEADEMLNKGFKEQIYDVYRYLPPATQVVLISATLPHEILEMTNKFMTDPIRILVKRDELTLEGIKQFFVAVEREEWKFDTLCDLYDTLTITQAVIFCNTKRKVDWLTEKMREANFTVSSMHGDMPQKERESIMKEFRSGASRVLISTDVWARGLDVPQVSLIINYDLPNNRELYIHRIGRSGRYGRKGVAINFVKNDDIRILRDIEQYYSTQIDEMPMNVADLI